DNA from Malus sylvestris chromosome 11, drMalSylv7.2, whole genome shotgun sequence:
AATCTCACGGTGGATTAATCAATAAACTTAAATTATCACAGTTACAATGGATTAATCAACATCCTTAAATTATCCATGTTACAccctaacaaaataataatcccaattgaaaagaaaagaaaaaaatatagaaaaagagTCCACGCATGAAAGCCTTCCGTCTTCTTTTCTTATCCGTCTCCCTCATCTCCATCCCTCTCTCTTCCTACCCCTCCCTCTTTGTCTGaactttttttccatttttgcgTATGAAAAAGGAGAGAGGAACAAAATGAAGATTTTAGAAATAcattgcaattaaacaaaaatagtaGATGTTAGGAACAAATACTTCGGAAGGGAAAGAAGTTTttcactttgatttgattttcaCATTATTAGAACACCTACCAGAAACAGAACAAGATTTAGAGATTCAAAAGGAACCATGCACATGTCACTACAGCAGTTCcaacaatcttcaatttaacCTAATTCCAACAAACTTAGGGATTTTGAAACATTTGTGAGATGAAGAATTCTTCTTGAATGATTGAACTTTGGAGAAAGACCTCTCGGACCGAGTACTCAAACACAAATGGATGTGTGTTGCACTGCTGCTCATGCAAAAAGCTCAGAAGAATAGAGACAGGTAGGGGAAGAAGACGGAAGGGTTTCACAtgtgaactccttttttatgttttttttaatccggattattattttgttgacGGAAGGGTTTCACAtgtgaactccttttttatgttttttttaatccggattattattttgttaagtGTTATAGGGATAATTTAAGGTTATTGATTAATGCACCATTAGATTAATCTAATGGTTCAAATGAAAGAGGACCTTGCGGGTCTTCAAAATGAGGACCTTAGGTGAGCATTAATACATTGTTGGTATCATATGAtgacatataaatttttttttttttttggttaaacgataaatttgttagattaaatgttagattacaGAGCTAATGGGGTCCGAACTCATGCCGTAGTTAGATCTTCATAAATATTCAAGTTAAaagccacttagtattatggtataatgatattcttcttcacttgtaagtgagaggtcttaggtttgattctcgccaaaagcaaatttgaaccatattattgctagctcattttgaggctaagcccaccccttatcttagtatagataatatcgtttgttcaaaaaaaaatatattcaaaTTAATATGTGAATAAAGATGCATAACTCAAGAAGTTTAATTCATGGTTTTAAAAAACATTAGATGCTAGTTGGGCAGCGGGATgaccaaaaaaagaaagtatttaatcaacaatttaaaacaattgcataaaaaaaaaaatgaagggtgGGAAACTAGGATGCATAGAAGGGAGGCCGGTGGGGCACCATTAATAACATTCAGTTTTGAAGGTGCTAGATGTCCCCTATTTTATACGTATACAAGCAAATAGGATGCTAGGTGTCCCATTTTAATTGGACGATGCTAGGCATCGTCGACGAGAAAGGCACCATGTCTGACAAGTTCGAGGCCGGGGATTTTGATCCTGATGGTGTACATGAaagcatttttctttttctttctttttttttgtaattttttaaaatttttatttttttaatatccacgtgGGATCCTTATTAATACGTGgcacccagtcattgtccacgtgggcaccacatcatcagttaatggaagacttaacagtttgactaacggatgtatgagactgtctcaaaatttacactttaggtatgactctgggacgaaacaaacttgatgtactaaaagtTGAAAATTACGAAACATGAGGatagtaaactgatatttaccctagttttatttacttatttttatCTATAAATCTTTTGCTTTTTCGATAAGGTTATTAAGTGGATGGTTGGAAGGCATCCCAATTGTCCATGTtcaattcattaattaatagttGGTTAGGTTTTTAATTCAATCCGCATCAGATATTGACAATTAAGAATACACAATTTGATCACACCTGAAATCTTAATCCCTTCACGTGAaaaatctataaaaaaatatcgagaaaaaaaaatacctcCAACAATTATTTTCTAAAGTTGCAAACTCTAGGAAGAAAGCTTGTCTACCAAACAAGTTATGGCCACCCAAAAAATActatgagaaataaaaataccTACATGAATTTAAAGTTCAAGCTTGGAGGCATTAATTGGTTCAAGTCGATGTAAAGACATATTCGTGCTCATGTCATAATCACATTCGTGCTTGTCTCATGATCATGTGATGTATTAATTAGCTTGTATTGAGTTTTGCAAGGTAAGATTACTTGTTTGCCTTTGTATTTTTTTGTTGCATAATTTCGTCCTTgtaggttttattttttaattttttaattttatgttatatATTCAATTCATCAACGAAgttgaatttaatttttattcagtTCGTACGCATCTTCTCATTTGAACAACCAATTGAATGAAGTAATAATGCTAACTAGATCAAAATTAGAAGAACGTAAATGCAATAAACAAAACTTTTGCTTATAAACTTCATCGTATCTAAATTAAACTGCAATACATGAAAAGTTGtgtttgtttcatttatttatttatatattacttTCACATTCatagatattaaaaaaataaaaaataaagtcaagaaaaaaaaaacaatgggatattaaaagtaaaaacaatgaAATACAATCTCCCCCTTTTCGTATCTCCCCACCCCACTTATTTTGTCACCCActatcaaaagtaaaaacaatgaAATACAATCTCAACCATGTTTAAATGGGTAGATATGTCATATTTTAAATTCCtaacaataaataaaagataaaataacaatatattttttttaatttgtggaAAAAAGCATGAATTGGGCCTAGTAATACTTATCAATGGAAAATTTTTGGTGATACCAATGGGAAAGTTTGAGATGTCATTTTGTATCCCAGATGGAGAAGTTTGTCGTGGTTTGAATTTGGACGAGAGAAGATGTTGGGTGCACGGCGTATGGAAAAGGCGACACGTTTCAGTCGGGTTGTGCATATGGAGGAGTGGCATGGGTCGCCTCTTCCCAGATCTGCAGGAGGCCAGCTTGCAAATAACGGTTCATGGGTTTGATCCACATCATCAagatggtctctgaaattgaaaatcgattaaTGTAGTACTTGAAAATAGATGTTGCAAATCAATATGATAATTCTGCcacaattttgtaaaaaaatttgttatgtgATGTGCTGATGtgagtttaataattaattaaaaagttatctaaatacctttttgcaCAATGGAATTTTTTCTTATAGTAGGACCTACTCTGAAGATTTGGGACACTTACTTGCGGGattacattgatcgattttcaatttcagagaccattttgatgttgcaagtcaatttcaaggactatTTGATGTTGCAGGTTAATTTTAAGGACCATTTCTGAGAAAAAAAGACTTATAGGACCTATTTATGTGCAACATCTGCACTTAGCAGAATTATGAcaaaatgaccacattgatttgcgatacctattttcagggactatattgattgattttcaattttatggaccatcttgatggtgataGTCAATTTTAtggactatttgtgataaaaatccgagaataaatttgtaaacaaaatatttaatttaaagtgaatgaagaaataagacATTAGGATGGAAGTTGCACCAGTCATAACTAAGAGACGAATAAGGACGGAAGGCGTTGAATACTTGGTGAATAAAGCCAAGGCCTATTTCTTCATTAAGCGAGCGTTAAGAACGAATCGACGTTGTCTTGACACAAATGAATGGATAGCTAAAAAAGCTTAGGCAACGTTTCCTTTTTGAAAAGAAGCTTGGAAAGATCTCAACCGTTGATTATTTAGTGGTGGGACCGCATTTATAGGGTTGACTTTATACGAGCCCCCTCACCCTTTTTATTTAAGTTCccgcattttattttattttttttaagatgtcTCTTTCATTAGTTTCCAAGTTGGAATCATTTGATTAATCAGCTCACACTTTATAGTTATAGCAAAAATTaataatgtttatttattttggttcaaGTTTAAATTCAACTGAATTCTTTTTCTCAACAACTAAATATTTAACTTACTAACGTTATCGCTATTAAATTAGAGATCTTTATGCTTTGTGTCATATACTAGTCAAATATATACCTGCAGTTGTTTTTAACCCTATTAGGGCGTATTTTACTATTCAATGAGATAATTACACGTGGATTAGAAGATGTCTTTTGACGAGATTTCTCATCGAAATCTTGCAAGAAAGATACGAACCACAGGCTATCAGTCATTTGTTGGGCTCGTGAATTACACTTGCTCAAGGCAAGCATGGCCCCAACAGCCTCATGAGGCCCATCAAGGCCTATTAATGAAAGTAGCCAAGCAATAGCTTGTATAGAAGGTCCAGCATGATGATGTCACTATTAAACCTTAACATGtctcctcttcacttgtaagtaaaaaattttagattcaaatctcgtggatggcgaatttgatatcaaattaggctgcccattgtgtggtttagccgAACTTCCCTTCCCTTTAGTgaaaaatatatcgttgtactaaaaaaaaaacatgtcgTTGACAATGTATGAAGTTCGAGCCCAAGTCCTAAAAATGGAGGGCTAACTAATTTGaacttaagttcgattcttcacttgtaagtgagaacttaagttcgattcttcacttgtaagtgagaacttaagttcgattcttgctaagacgaatttgaaccatattattgctagctcattgtgaggttgaGCGCACCATTTCTTTCGTAGTGTACatatgttgaccctaaaaactaccaagcctacgtggcgtgcatgccgagtaactaatgagctaactacgtctttcgGTTGTATGCgtgcgtgccaactcgtcggccaatgagtaaaatatgttgatgttatGTCGGATGCACTGCTCACTTTTcaatcttgcgattgcggccgaggaatgaacacgtctcggccttcgggttctagagcctgaagacaaggttgctagttctacgaagttcTCAAATCGTCGGTGTCAGATTCAGTCACGGTGATtgtattcgtaagagtataagcacgccgaattgACACCAGACTATATGGACACATATATTCAGAGCAAATGTACGTCTTAattgtaaatgtggttcggccgtctgaatgccgaactctaaacccaacttgtgagtatccaatcataaaaacACTCGGCGTTCAATGCGCTGAGTCTAATGATTCGTAATACCTCACTTCATCGAGAAGGCtcgtgagatgacctctgccaataaggattcgaaaacccttctcgaccgagacttggatagataaccaattgGCATTgacgcagtgttgtttatctaaactgaaggtgctttGCAGTCGGTTGATTCTACagcaacagtgctgtttatctaaactgaagatgttcgccagttgccttcacagtgctgtttatctaaactgaagatgtgttggcgaaaaagaaactaaaaatctcaaggttgttgagaggtttcgcgtagagcgagagtttgcgcatggCAGTTTGTGCGTTGAATTGGAGACTTTTTATGTTGCCACTGCCTTTGTATTTATAGCAAGTCTCCTTGATCGCCAATCCAATAGAGACCTTTTCCGAATAGGTGTCCCTTTGAAATCTCGAAGTGCCTTTTCACACGACATGCATATTGTGCTCCCATCATCAATTCTTATCACTCTAAACTCATCTGACAATGCCCATCACCATGCAAAAAGGCCTAGCCTATCTAGGTTTCTCATCTCATCATTATTCAAGACCATCAAATCCTAGGCTTATCACATCATCATAATCCCATCACCTTTAAACAATGCAGCATCTTGATCAAATgaatttcaaattcatttttagcTTCCAAGTGCAGTCAGACATCCTAAATCAATTCAAACTGTACTGTTTGCTTGGGATATAATTCGCATCCTATTTATCTGGTTTAACAAGATGCaaataattcatattaaaagagaattattatgataaaaaccataatattatcctttaacaataataaaattatcttcacttttTCATCCGACGGTTGGGAGTTATGCTTCATCAACGGCCTTGATCGTACGAACCGATAATGTAAAATTGGGTCAAAACAATATAATATCGTTtgctaaaaataataattgaggGCTGAGGTTTGTTGTAAATGGGGCATGCGCACAGCGCATATGTGCAGGAGagaaaacctaatttattaGTTATCATTGTGAGGACAAGCCCATTATGTTAAACTGGTTTACAATTTTGAGAAGCTTTGGGCTTGGTCCAAAAGTCCCTTCAACCCGCCCCAAACCAAAACGTATAAAGTCCGAACTTTCTAAACCGACCCGTATCAGTACGCGCCAGGCTCCATTCGGATTTCGGAGCCACCCACCTACTGGTCAGTGCCGCGTTGGAAATGGAGTAATTTGCAGCAGAGGACACGACAGAACAAACGACTGGTAGACGAACCCCTTGCGCTCTCCCCCCTCCCTCTCTATTGGAGCCCCAATTTCTCACTTTtaccaaaattcacaaaaattcACCAAAAGTCCCAAATCCTTTTAGTTCTCCATGTCCTCCGAAACGGGAACTTCGACCTCCGGCGACGAAGCCTGGGagccaaaccctaaccctatcCCCAAACCCCCGGAAGACCAATTGGCCGCCCTCGCATTGTCCGAGGCCGACAGCCATGCAAATGGCGTCGCACATGGATCTGCCGAGGGGAACAACCACCAGGAGATCGAGAACGAGGAGGAGGAAGTCCGGGCTAATTCGGTTGCTCCTGGTTTAGCTGAGGTGGAGGAGGCGAGCGAGGGCTTGCCACGTGGCGGAATCGGCGGTGGTATTGTGTGGGCGAGGACCAATTCAGAGCTGGAGGTTGATGGGCCGTCGAGCCCCAGCAGCAGTGGGTATGCTGGGGAAAGAGGGAGTAGTAGTGCCAGTAGTGGTGCCGGCTCTGGAGTTGATGAGATTTTGGAAGTGAGAAACGATGAGATTGCTGATGGGTTTTCGGATTCGCAAACCCCGTGGGTGCCCGGGAAACGACATGTCGATGAGGTATTGCGTTCTAACAACTCCTTGGCCATGTAATTTGTGTGACAATTATTGCATTGGTTGAATTGCTTGGTCATTATTGGACACGGAATGTAAAGTGAGTTTTAATTGTGCATGAAGTTTAGTATCGAAGAATAAAGTAATGATTGAGAGAGAAATTGGGAAGAGAGTTGGTAATTTCCCTGCGGACTTCTTTCGGAAATGGTATTGGAAAAAGCTCGAGACTTGATTCGTTTGTATGTTTGTGTATTTCACTAATTTCAAATTGTTAGAAGATTTTCATTTGGTTGAATGTGATCAATAGGTGTGTTGTTTCAATTAGTTGCCTTAGACAAATGTAGGATATACGCTACTTATGCAGGTGCTATGTATCAGACGTTGTACAGCTACCTTGGTGCTCTTCTTGACTGAATAGATGTAAATAGACTCGTTATTGCTCAATTTTAGATATTAGCATGTACTTATGCACTTGAATAAGGCATACAGATGTTGAATGATAAATTTTTCTTGTCCTTATGATCTCAGTAACTTTTTGGTCTATATGATCAAATAAGTTTAGTATGAGAATGATAGTTGAGTCACAGAGCTAAAAGCCTTAGATTGGAATCtgatagagaaagagattgcTCCCTAGCATGGTTAGTGACATAAAATAGCATATAGGTATTGAATGCAGGATGGTCCTATATGCAAAGTGGGGTTCAGGTCTCTTGTGTATTCACTAGATTTGTCATACCATTTTCAGATTTTTGTCAAAGGATTTATTTTTTccttggcttttttttttttaatgcaattCTTTGATTTCTACTGTATTAGTATGATGTATTAATCAGGCATTCTAGAGTTCTAGGATAGGTGAAATAAATCTCTGAACATTGTTAGATTGCAAAACAAAAGCAGAATAGAGAATATTGAAAGAGAGAAAGGATGGTAAAATGCTTAGTGTATTGCTCATTGTTGTGGTATTTTAGTCCTTAAAGTTTGGCATCAATTATGTGATATTAAAACACGTcagtttcttcttttctcttcatAATACAGTTCAGCCCCATACCAATTCCTTTAATTTCACTGCTATTTTGGATGACAAAGTGATTTTCATTGATAACTGCAATGTATCTGTTTGATTTATAATTGAAGTGCAGGATGATGCTTCCATATCatggagaaagagaaaaaagcaCTTTTTCATACTAAGTCACTCTGGCAAACCAATATATTCCAGGTTTGTCTCAGGTGACTCGACTATCTGTTTCAAGAAATGCAAAATTTACATTAATGTCTATGCAAAATAGAGTGCAACTATCAGTCTATATTCTGCATTCGTGAtatatttttgtcttcttttgaaTTACTTGCTTAATATCAGATATGGAGATGAACACAAGCTAGCAGGATTTTCAGCAACATTACAAGCCATAATTTCCTTCGTGGAGAATGGGTACATGTCTCAATCATTCTGAATTGAATCTCTTCTCCAATTtcttaaattttgattatttgtctACTCTGACAGATTTACTTTAGTCGAATTATGTAGAAAACTTCCAGTGATTTTGTTCATTAATTGTTTTACAGTGGGGATCATGTCAAATTGGTTAGGGCTGGGAAGCATCAGGTCTGCTTTGTAACTTTTTTTGCGAAATTTTGTTCATCAAGTTATTTCTTCTTTAACAGTCCATGATTCCTAGGATGATCATAAGAACTGCCTTCTCATTTTCCTGGTGGTATAATCCTTCATGAGTGCTTGTATATACCATCCCTGAACAGATGACTTTAATTTTGAACCAGTTGATGGAGCTGTGTTGTCCATCCTGACACTGTCTTGGGCAGATGTTGAAGTCTTAGTGATATATGCATGTTATCCTATAAAAACATATTTGACGAGGGACCTTTGGCttgtattttttgaattttctcgTATGACTTGAAGTATGTTATGTTTTTTCCTAAGTTGGATCAGAATGTATATCAGTGTTTGAAAATAATGTTCATGTGCGTGAAATACCTAGGTCTTACTCGTGTGGAGGTCTAGAATGACATTATTTGACTGTACATCAACTCACAGCTGTAGGCCTTATCTTTATGGAACCAGTTAAATTAAATTGGCATAAAATATTTGTATGTTCAGGTGATTTTTCTTGTCAAGGGACCAATTTACTTAGTGTGCATCAGCTGTACAGAAGAGCCTTACGAGTCTTTGAGGGTGCAATTGGAACTTATATATGGTCAGGTAGCATTGGATCTTCCCGTTCCGCAAAATTCTTTGTGCATTAATATGTTTGACTGTTAGGTCATATTTTGTTAGTGATTTATTGAATAACCAGAATATTGTTTATGTActttcccttttatagaataaaaatAGCTTATGTTAGTAACTGCACTTCATTTAATTAGTCACGATATGTGGATGCAGATGCTACTTATTCTTACAAAGTCAGTAAATAGATGTTTTGAGAAGAATCCGAAGTTTGATATGACACCTTTGCTTGGAGGAACAGATATTGTCTTCTCTTCCCTCATCCACTCTTTCAGTTGGTTTGTTTCTCTGCTCCCTTTGGCATGCCTAACTTAGAtatgaattttcttttggtgtGAAAAACCATCCAATAAACTCATATGATGGTTCCTGTTTTTAGATGTTTAGATGTTTGCAAGAGCACAAGTAGTATCCCTACATTACAGATATTGTTATTTTGGTGATGAACTATTGTAGTAGTGATATTAACAGATCATCCAATGTATGTGAAGGGCTGCTTGGCTGAATATTATGATCATTTCTAACCTGATCTGTTTTAAACTGATTGTTCACTTTGAAATAGTATAAAAGTTCTGAATAAAAACCTTTTGTTCTAAaagcttttagaaaaaaatttggtaAAACCATAAGCTCTTTAATATGAAGTTTACATAAGCAAAGTCATTCGTATCTTGAAATTATGATATATATTGGATGGTCTGTTTTTTTCTCATTTATTTGTTTGTGTTATGACCATTAATGTTTTCTACTTTGTCCTGCCAATGTAATTTCCGTTCACACatgccaaaaattaaaattacaaaacctAATGAAGAAGATGCTTATAGTACTACTACTTGTTTCTGTGTTTTCAGGAATCCTGCCACATTTCTTCATGCATACACTTGTCTTCCCCTTGCTTATGCGACAAGGCAAGCTGCAGGTGCCATAT
Protein-coding regions in this window:
- the LOC126589284 gene encoding vacuolar fusion protein MON1 homolog isoform X2, encoding MSSETGTSTSGDEAWEPNPNPIPKPPEDQLAALALSEADSHANGVAHGSAEGNNHQEIENEEEEVRANSVAPGLAEVEEASEGLPRGGIGGGIVWARTNSELEVDGPSSPSSSGYAGERGSSSASSGAGSGVDEILEVRNDEIADGFSDSQTPWVPGKRHVDEDDASISWRKRKKHFFILSHSGKPIYSRYGDEHKLAGFSATLQAIISFVENGGDHVKLVRAGKHQVIFLVKGPIYLVCISCTEEPYESLRVQLELIYGQMLLILTKSVNRCFEKNPKFDMTPLLGGTDIVFSSLIHSFSWNPATFLHAYTCLPLAYATRQAAGAILHDVADSGVLFTILMCKHKVISLVGAQKASLHPDDMLLLSNFVMASESFRTSESFSPICLPRYNPMAFLYAYVHFLDVDTYLMLLTTSSDAFYHLKDCRIRIESVLLKSSVLSEIQRSTVDGGMRVEELPLDPLPRSGSFSPHLGQHTVPTDSPDRFREPYIGVGGPAGLWHFIYRSIFLDQYVSSEFSPPISSPRQQKRLYRAYQKLYASMHDKGIGPHKTQFRRDENYVLLCWVTQDFELYAAFDPLADKALAIKTCNRVCQWVKDVENEIFLLGASPFSW
- the LOC126589284 gene encoding vacuolar fusion protein MON1 homolog isoform X1, with product MSSETGTSTSGDEAWEPNPNPIPKPPEDQLAALALSEADSHANGVAHGSAEGNNHQEIENEEEEVRANSVAPGLAEVEEASEGLPRGGIGGGIVWARTNSELEVDGPSSPSSSGYAGERGSSSASSGAGSGVDEILEVRNDEIADGFSDSQTPWVPGKRHVDEDDASISWRKRKKHFFILSHSGKPIYSRYGDEHKLAGFSATLQAIISFVENGGDHVKLVRAGKHQVIFLVKGPIYLVCISCTEEPYESLRVQLELIYGQMLLILTKSVNRCFEKNPKFDMTPLLGGTDIVFSSLIHSFSWNPATFLHAYTCLPLAYATRQAAGAILHDVADSGVLFTILMCKHKVISLVGAQKASLHPDDMLLLSNFVMASESFRTSESFSPICLPRYNPMAFLYAYVHFLDVDTYLMLLTTSSDAFYHLKDCRIRIESVLLKSSVLSEIQRSTVDGGMRVEELPLDPLPRSGSFSPHLGQHTVPTDSPDRFREPYIGVGGPAGLWHFIYRSIFLDQYVSSEFSPPISSPRQQKRLYRAYQKLYASMHDKGIGPHKTQFRRDENYVLLCWVTQDFELYAAFDPLADKALAIKTCNRVCQWVKDVENEIFLLGASPFSWWSSFVTRIITYHIRLCNTNMLIFKSGYSGELSPRSTET
- the LOC126589284 gene encoding vacuolar fusion protein MON1 homolog isoform X3, giving the protein MSSETGTSTSGDEAWEPNPNPIPKPPEDQLAALALSEADSHANGVAHGSAEGNNHQEIENEEEEVRANSVAPGLAEVEEASEGLPRGGIGGGIVWARTNSELEVDGPSSPSSSGYAGERGSSSASSGAGSGVDEILEVRNDEIADGFSDSQTPWVPGKRHVDEDDASISWRKRKKHFFILSHSGKPIYSRYGDEHKLAGFSATLQAIISFVENGGDHVKLVRAGKHQVIFLVKGPIYLVCISCTEEPYESLRVQLELIYGQMLLILTKSVNRCFEKNPKFDMTPLLGGTDIVFSSLIHSFSWNPATFLHAYTCLPLAYATRQAAGAILHDVADSGVLFTILMCKHKVISLVGAQKASLHPDDMLLLSNFVMASESFRTSESFSPICLPRYNPMAFLYAYVHFLDVDTYLMLLTTSSDAFYHLKDCRIRIESVLLKSSVLSEIQRSTVDGGMRVEELPLDPLPRSGSFSPHLGQHTVPTDSPDRFREPYIGVGGPAGLWHFIYRSIFLDQYVSSEFSPPISSPRQQKRLYRAYQKLYASMHDKGIGPHKTQFRRDENYVLLCWVTQDFELYAAFDPLADKALAIKTCNRVCQWVKDVENEIFLLGASPFS